From Chryseobacterium salivictor, a single genomic window includes:
- a CDS encoding Ppx/GppA phosphatase family protein, with amino-acid sequence MRIAAIDIGSNAARLLINEVTEPKKGKPQFTKLNLLRIPLRLGMDVFTHGEIGPEREQMVIDSMTVFSNLMKIYKVEHFRACATSAMRDAKNGKEIIRQVKKSSGIDIEIITGDQEAALVFENHVADALDKNNAYLYIDVGGGSTELMFYENGKMEYEKSINIGTIRLLNGLVKDDLWKELKEEIRKNINSKKPIVAIGSGGNINKIFSMSKTKDGKPMSTAFLKKYYKEMSGLSVTERMSKFNLREDRADVLVPALQIFNNVMSWSDIDKIFVPKISVADGLIHSIYEELRQK; translated from the coding sequence ATGAGAATAGCAGCGATAGATATCGGAAGTAATGCAGCCAGACTGCTGATTAATGAAGTGACGGAACCCAAAAAAGGGAAACCGCAGTTTACCAAGCTGAATCTCCTCAGGATTCCACTGCGTCTGGGAATGGATGTTTTCACCCATGGTGAAATTGGTCCGGAAAGAGAACAGATGGTAATCGATTCCATGACTGTTTTCAGTAATCTGATGAAAATTTATAAAGTCGAACATTTCCGTGCCTGCGCGACCAGTGCGATGCGCGACGCAAAAAACGGAAAAGAAATCATCAGACAGGTTAAAAAATCTTCAGGGATTGATATCGAAATTATTACCGGTGATCAGGAAGCAGCTTTGGTTTTTGAAAATCACGTGGCAGACGCGCTCGATAAAAACAATGCCTATCTCTACATCGATGTTGGCGGTGGTTCTACCGAACTCATGTTTTATGAAAACGGAAAGATGGAATATGAGAAATCCATTAACATCGGTACCATCAGATTGCTGAATGGTTTGGTGAAAGACGATTTGTGGAAGGAATTAAAAGAGGAAATCCGCAAAAATATCAACAGTAAAAAACCAATTGTTGCCATTGGTTCCGGCGGAAACATCAATAAAATTTTCTCGATGAGCAAAACAAAAGACGGGAAACCGATGTCAACTGCTTTTCTGAAAAAATATTACAAAGAAATGAGCGGTCTTTCGGTAACCGAAAGAATGAGCAAATTCAACCTGCGCGAAGACCGGGCCGATGTTTTGGTTCCGGCGCTGCAGATTTTCAATAATGTGATGTCCTGGAGCGATATCGATAAAATATTTGTTCCGAAAATTTCTGTTGCTGATGGTTTGATTCACAGTATTTATGAAGAGTTGCGACAGAAATAG
- a CDS encoding 1-aminocyclopropane-1-carboxylate deaminase/D-cysteine desulfhydrase, with the protein MKIPAISIPIVEIPLEKNIRLFLKREDLIHLQISGNKYWKLFYNINSYLDRNPADPFLITFGGAFSNHIAAVAALGKEGHLKTLGIIRGEEIQDKWQENPTLKLAQENGMDFRFVTREMYRDKETLTQILEKEFPQALIIPEGGTNEHAVEGIKYMLTEETKSFDYLCTAVGTGGTIAGISKFAEEKQQVLGFKAVDDPSLYNKVSDLSTRNNFQLIEAHDGKYGKITDENIRFINDFKQKFGIQLDPVYTGKMMKTLFEMIEKKEFPEESRILAFHTGGLQGIFGANELLKKQNRELIRF; encoded by the coding sequence ATGAAAATCCCTGCAATTTCAATTCCCATCGTTGAAATCCCTTTAGAAAAAAACATCCGGCTTTTTCTGAAAAGAGAAGACCTCATTCATCTACAGATTTCAGGGAATAAATACTGGAAATTATTTTATAATATCAATTCCTATCTAGACCGGAATCCGGCAGATCCTTTCCTGATTACTTTTGGTGGCGCTTTTTCCAATCATATTGCTGCAGTTGCCGCTTTGGGAAAAGAAGGTCATTTAAAAACTTTAGGAATTATCCGGGGGGAGGAAATTCAGGATAAATGGCAGGAAAATCCAACCTTGAAACTCGCACAGGAAAACGGTATGGATTTTCGGTTTGTGACGCGCGAAATGTACAGAGACAAAGAAACTTTAACCCAAATTTTAGAAAAAGAATTTCCTCAGGCTTTGATTATCCCTGAGGGCGGAACCAATGAACACGCTGTGGAAGGCATAAAATATATGCTCACAGAGGAAACAAAAAGTTTTGATTATCTTTGCACCGCAGTCGGAACGGGCGGAACAATCGCCGGAATTTCGAAGTTTGCAGAAGAGAAACAGCAGGTTTTGGGTTTCAAAGCAGTAGATGACCCGTCCTTATATAATAAGGTGTCGGACCTTTCAACCAGAAATAACTTTCAACTGATTGAAGCACACGATGGAAAGTACGGTAAAATAACCGACGAAAATATTCGTTTTATCAATGACTTTAAACAAAAGTTCGGTATTCAGCTCGACCCGGTTTATACCGGAAAGATGATGAAGACGCTTTTCGAAATGATTGAAAAAAAGGAGTTTCCGGAGGAGAGCAGGATTCTGGCTTTTCATACCGGTGGTTTGCAGGGGATATTTGGAGCTAATGAATTGCTGAAAAAACAAAACCGAGAACTGATTAGGTTTTAA
- the truA gene encoding tRNA pseudouridine(38-40) synthase TruA produces the protein MRYFIEFSYSGKNYFGYQIQPDQISVQEVLEKALSTILREQIKTTGAGRTDTGVHAKKIFAHFDTEKNIGDNLAYQLNSFLPQDIAVKRIFAVKNDSHARFDATFRTYEYYISLDKNPFTQDSSWQIWKRDLDIERMNEACKILFEYEDFTSFSKLHTDNKTNNCKIYKAFWEQEGSELKFTVSADRFLRNMVRAIVGTMVEIGNRKLEPQDLHRIIKDKNRNSAGTSAPAQGLFLVDVCYDF, from the coding sequence ATGAGGTATTTTATAGAGTTTTCGTATTCGGGTAAAAATTATTTTGGCTATCAGATTCAGCCGGACCAAATTTCTGTTCAGGAAGTTTTGGAAAAAGCCCTATCTACCATTCTTCGTGAGCAGATAAAAACGACCGGAGCGGGAAGAACAGACACTGGCGTGCATGCGAAGAAAATATTTGCGCATTTCGATACTGAAAAAAATATCGGGGATAATCTGGCTTATCAGCTGAACAGTTTTTTGCCGCAGGATATCGCGGTGAAAAGAATATTTGCGGTGAAAAATGATTCCCACGCCCGTTTCGATGCGACTTTTCGAACGTATGAATATTATATTTCTCTGGATAAAAATCCTTTTACGCAGGATTCTTCGTGGCAAATCTGGAAACGGGATTTGGACATCGAGCGGATGAATGAGGCCTGCAAAATTCTGTTTGAATACGAAGATTTCACGAGTTTTTCTAAATTACACACCGATAATAAAACCAATAACTGCAAAATCTATAAAGCGTTTTGGGAGCAGGAGGGTTCTGAACTGAAATTTACCGTTTCTGCGGACCGCTTTTTACGGAATATGGTTCGGGCAATTGTAGGCACCATGGTGGAAATCGGAAACCGAAAATTGGAACCGCAGGATCTGCACCGGATTATCAAAGATAAAAACCGAAATTCTGCCGGAACATCAGCGCCGGCGCAAGGTTTGTTTTTGGTGGATGTGTGTTATGATTTTTAA
- a CDS encoding glucosaminidase domain-containing protein, with product MKKIFFALALILFAKFNAQGWKTDEQYIQKFATYAVEEMEKYKIPASITLAQGLLETGGGQSRLAQQGNNHFGIKCKEDWNGKTMTHTDDAPNECFRVYDDPRDSYEDHSKFLAYRPYYVNLFKLDMMDYKAWAHGLKKAGYATNPRYAYILIDKIEKNKLYEFDKTNSREVLYAVLKMYPDLKNDRIFMARLDQSGSSGNPVTVKVPYEQTSYAKQQKNVEKIVSKAETLQSILIKSHPNGGKKFVIVPEDIDLAAISKKFQITETTLMKWNELDGTQLKRNDILFLEHKSSTGNVATYKAQVGESMHDIAQKFGIKLKKLYSKNRMDYGQQPTSGQLIYLQSKKPKK from the coding sequence ATGAAGAAAATATTTTTTGCTCTTGCATTAATATTATTTGCAAAATTCAACGCCCAGGGTTGGAAGACGGATGAGCAATACATTCAGAAATTTGCGACCTACGCCGTCGAAGAAATGGAAAAATATAAAATTCCGGCTTCAATTACTTTAGCACAGGGACTTCTGGAAACCGGTGGCGGGCAAAGCCGGCTCGCACAACAAGGAAATAATCATTTCGGCATCAAATGTAAAGAAGATTGGAACGGAAAAACCATGACCCATACTGATGATGCGCCGAATGAATGTTTCCGGGTTTATGATGATCCCCGGGATTCGTACGAAGATCATTCGAAGTTTTTGGCGTACAGACCGTATTACGTGAATCTTTTCAAACTCGACATGATGGATTATAAAGCGTGGGCGCATGGTTTGAAAAAAGCCGGCTATGCGACGAATCCAAGATACGCCTATATTCTGATCGATAAAATTGAAAAAAACAAACTCTACGAATTTGATAAAACCAATTCCAGGGAAGTGTTGTATGCGGTTTTGAAAATGTATCCCGACTTAAAGAACGACCGTATTTTTATGGCCAGGTTGGATCAGAGCGGGAGTTCGGGTAACCCTGTCACCGTAAAGGTTCCTTACGAACAAACCTCTTATGCAAAACAGCAGAAAAATGTAGAGAAAATAGTCTCAAAGGCAGAAACCTTGCAGTCTATTTTAATTAAAAGTCATCCGAATGGCGGCAAGAAATTCGTAATTGTTCCTGAGGATATTGATTTGGCAGCAATTTCAAAAAAATTCCAGATTACAGAAACTACGCTGATGAAATGGAACGAGCTCGATGGAACTCAATTAAAAAGAAATGACATTCTGTTTCTGGAACACAAATCTTCCACCGGAAACGTAGCGACTTATAAAGCCCAGGTTGGAGAATCGATGCACGATATCGCCCAGAAATTCGGAATCAAACTCAAGAAGCTTTATTCCAAAAACCGGATGGATTACGGCCAGCAACCAACAAGCGGCCAGTTAATTTACCTTCAAAGCAAAAAACCAAAAAAGTAA
- the cdd gene encoding cytidine deaminase, whose product MEKQFKINFEAIESYDHLDAIEKTLFDKAMQIRDLAYAPYSDFTVGCAILLENGEIITGSNQENAAYPSGLCAERTTIFYTGANFPEVKIKKLFVIGAPRKATSSIPIPPCGACRQSILEYEAKQKDDIEIYFASLGGEIYKTKSIRELLPFSFDASYL is encoded by the coding sequence ATGGAAAAACAATTTAAAATTAATTTCGAAGCCATCGAAAGTTACGACCACCTCGATGCGATTGAGAAAACGCTTTTCGATAAAGCAATGCAAATCCGCGATTTAGCGTATGCACCCTATTCTGATTTCACCGTTGGTTGTGCCATTTTGCTGGAGAACGGCGAAATTATAACAGGAAGCAATCAGGAAAATGCGGCTTATCCTTCGGGACTGTGCGCAGAAAGAACGACAATTTTTTATACCGGAGCTAATTTTCCGGAAGTGAAAATTAAAAAACTCTTTGTAATCGGTGCGCCGAGAAAAGCTACTTCTTCTATTCCAATTCCGCCGTGTGGCGCCTGCAGGCAATCGATTCTGGAATATGAAGCGAAACAGAAGGATGATATAGAAATCTATTTTGCGTCATTGGGCGGCGAAATTTACAAAACCAAATCAATCCGGGAACTGTTACCCTTTTCTTTCGACGCTTCTTACCTTTAA
- a CDS encoding aldehyde dehydrogenase family protein, producing the protein MNIENKLKISQKAFNTWRTVPFKDKQQLLKTLAKLLDDNAEKFGKIITKEMNKPITQSIAEVKKCATMVSYYAAAENILKPEKIKTEFRISKIHYIPKGVILGVMPWNFPFWQVIRFAVPAILAGNTVVLKHASICFGSGNEIEKIFLEAGFPKGVFQNLEIGHAEVKTVLENPVVRGVSLTGSEKAGAEVASIAGKNIKKSLLELGGSDAFIILDDADFAAAAESGAKSRLMNCGQACNAAKRFIIQKNIEKEFLPIFVKEYQKFVPGNPLKKKTNMAGMARPDLADELEQQYNKALANGAEIILPLVRLSANEFVPGLIKVKSGNPILQEELFGPLGMVMTAKDDKHALQLANEIPFGLSDSVWTKDKKRQHFYIDNLESGTVSINKGTSSDPRLPFGGTKSSGYGTELSLVALKEFVNVKTVVAN; encoded by the coding sequence ATGAACATTGAAAATAAATTAAAAATCTCCCAAAAAGCTTTTAACACTTGGAGAACTGTTCCATTTAAAGATAAGCAGCAACTGCTCAAAACTTTAGCGAAACTTCTTGACGATAATGCTGAAAAATTCGGGAAAATCATCACTAAGGAAATGAACAAGCCGATCACGCAGTCCATAGCGGAAGTTAAGAAGTGCGCGACGATGGTCAGCTATTATGCCGCTGCGGAAAATATCCTTAAACCTGAAAAGATCAAAACAGAATTCCGAATTTCTAAAATTCATTATATTCCTAAAGGTGTTATTTTGGGGGTAATGCCGTGGAACTTTCCCTTTTGGCAGGTTATCCGTTTCGCAGTTCCTGCGATTTTGGCAGGAAATACAGTGGTATTAAAACATGCTTCCATTTGCTTCGGAAGTGGAAATGAAATTGAAAAGATTTTCTTGGAGGCCGGCTTCCCGAAAGGAGTTTTCCAAAATTTAGAAATCGGTCACGCTGAAGTGAAAACCGTGTTGGAAAATCCTGTTGTGAGAGGTGTAAGTTTAACGGGCAGCGAGAAAGCCGGTGCAGAAGTCGCTTCAATCGCCGGAAAAAACATTAAAAAATCCTTGCTGGAATTAGGTGGAAGTGATGCATTCATCATTTTGGATGATGCAGATTTCGCAGCAGCGGCAGAATCCGGCGCAAAATCGCGCTTAATGAATTGCGGACAAGCTTGTAACGCAGCGAAAAGATTCATCATTCAGAAAAATATAGAAAAAGAATTCCTTCCTATTTTTGTTAAAGAATATCAAAAATTTGTACCAGGCAATCCTTTAAAAAAGAAAACCAATATGGCGGGAATGGCCCGTCCGGACCTGGCTGATGAGTTGGAACAGCAATATAATAAAGCGCTTGCAAACGGTGCCGAAATTATTTTGCCGCTCGTAAGACTTTCAGCAAATGAATTTGTTCCCGGATTAATTAAAGTAAAATCCGGAAATCCTATTCTTCAGGAAGAACTTTTCGGACCACTCGGAATGGTGATGACTGCAAAAGATGATAAACACGCTCTTCAACTGGCAAATGAAATTCCGTTTGGACTGTCTGATTCGGTTTGGACCAAAGATAAAAAAAGGCAGCATTTCTATATCGATAATTTGGAATCCGGAACGGTAAGCATTAATAAAGGAACCAGTTCAGATCCGAGACTGCCTTTTGGCGGCACGAAATCTTCCGGTTATGGAACAGAACTTTCATTGGTTGCGCTGAAGGAATTTGTAAATGTAAAAACTGTAGTTGCCAATTAA
- the hemL gene encoding glutamate-1-semialdehyde 2,1-aminomutase, which translates to MLYQRSSALFDEAYHYIPGGVNSPVRAFKSVGGVPIFMKSAKGAYMTDADDNQYIDYINSWGPAILGHTHPEVLEAITKQAEKGFSYGTPTELETEIAKFIVENVPNIDQIRMVSSGTEACMSAIRLARGFTGRDKFIKFEGCYHGHSDSFLIKAGSGMATFGNPNSPGVTAGTAKDTLLATYNDIGQVEDLFRHHQGEIAAIIIEPVAGNMGCVLPENDFLQKLRKLCDENGTLLIFDEVMTGFRLAFGGAQELYGVKADLVTFGKVIGGGLPVGAFAGRNEIMDHLAPKGAVYQAGTLSGNPLAMRAGLTTLQLIKNDENFYQNINKTTETLDFEIGKILNHKSIPHRINRKGSMMSVFFHVNAVSNFEEAANANHALFNNFFHQLLEKGIYLPPSGYETWFISNSIKEKEIDRTLEVIRNFEYS; encoded by the coding sequence ATGTTATACCAAAGAAGTTCAGCTTTATTTGATGAAGCCTATCACTATATTCCGGGCGGCGTAAATTCACCGGTTCGTGCTTTTAAATCCGTGGGAGGCGTTCCCATTTTTATGAAATCTGCCAAAGGCGCTTATATGACCGATGCAGATGATAATCAATATATCGATTACATTAATTCCTGGGGTCCTGCGATTCTCGGACATACGCATCCCGAAGTTTTAGAAGCCATTACAAAGCAGGCAGAAAAGGGGTTTTCTTATGGAACTCCTACAGAACTCGAAACTGAAATTGCAAAGTTTATCGTAGAAAACGTTCCCAATATCGATCAGATCAGAATGGTTTCTTCCGGAACGGAAGCGTGTATGAGTGCCATCCGTTTGGCCAGAGGTTTTACCGGAAGAGATAAATTCATCAAGTTCGAAGGTTGCTACCACGGACATTCTGATTCTTTTTTAATTAAAGCGGGAAGTGGAATGGCAACTTTCGGAAATCCAAATTCTCCGGGAGTCACTGCAGGAACGGCAAAAGACACTTTGCTCGCGACATACAATGATATCGGGCAGGTCGAAGATTTGTTCAGACACCATCAAGGTGAAATTGCCGCCATCATCATCGAACCGGTTGCCGGAAATATGGGGTGTGTCTTGCCTGAAAATGATTTCCTGCAAAAACTGAGAAAACTCTGCGACGAAAACGGAACTCTTCTTATTTTTGATGAAGTAATGACGGGATTCCGTCTCGCTTTTGGCGGCGCGCAGGAATTATACGGCGTGAAAGCTGATTTAGTCACTTTCGGAAAAGTAATCGGTGGAGGACTCCCCGTTGGTGCATTTGCCGGAAGAAATGAAATCATGGACCATCTGGCTCCAAAAGGTGCGGTTTACCAAGCCGGAACTTTGAGCGGAAATCCTCTGGCCATGCGGGCGGGTTTAACCACTTTGCAACTCATTAAAAATGATGAAAATTTTTATCAAAATATCAATAAAACAACAGAGACTTTAGATTTTGAAATCGGGAAAATTCTTAACCACAAATCAATTCCGCACCGGATCAATAGAAAAGGGTCGATGATGAGTGTCTTTTTCCACGTGAATGCCGTTTCTAATTTTGAAGAAGCCGCCAATGCCAATCATGCTTTGTTCAATAATTTCTTCCACCAGCTTTTAGAAAAAGGAATATATTTACCACCAAGTGGTTATGAAACCTGGTTTATTTCAAATTCCATTAAGGAAAAGGAAATCGACAGAACTCTGGAAGTTATCAGAAATTTTGAATATTCATAA
- a CDS encoding metallophosphoesterase family protein, translated as MKILLLSDSHSYIDDRILEYAKSADEIWHCGDFGNMEVIEELEKIKPLRGVYGNIDGTEIRKIFPEVLRFKCEDVEVLMIHIGGYPGKYTPLAKKEIEEKTPKLFISGHSHILKAMYDQKNKLLHLNPGAMGKVGWHQMRTMMRFEINGDQIENLEVIELGKK; from the coding sequence ATGAAAATACTCCTCCTCTCCGACTCTCATTCTTATATCGATGACCGAATTTTAGAGTATGCCAAAAGCGCAGATGAAATTTGGCACTGCGGAGATTTCGGAAACATGGAAGTCATTGAGGAACTGGAAAAAATAAAACCTTTACGCGGCGTTTACGGCAATATCGACGGAACAGAAATCAGAAAAATATTCCCGGAAGTTTTACGGTTTAAATGCGAAGATGTAGAAGTTCTGATGATTCACATTGGTGGCTATCCCGGGAAATACACGCCTTTGGCCAAAAAAGAAATCGAAGAGAAAACGCCGAAACTATTTATTTCCGGACATTCTCATATTCTGAAAGCGATGTATGATCAGAAAAACAAACTCCTTCACCTGAATCCCGGTGCGATGGGAAAAGTCGGTTGGCATCAGATGCGCACGATGATGCGTTTTGAAATCAACGGCGATCAAATCGAAAATCTGGAAGTGATTGAACTGGGGAAAAAGTAG
- the namA gene encoding NADPH dehydrogenase NamA: MLYSPLKLRNLELRNRWVMSPMCMYSCENGVANDFHFVHYGSRAQGGTGLLIVEATGVVPEGRITHKCMGLWNDEQAQSLKKIVDFVHQNSESKIGIQLGHAGRKASTWNGQQLSLEEGWETVAPSKIPYAEGERIPHELTVEEIKQLVQDFKAAAQRSIDAGFDLIEIHAAHGYLIHEFLSPLSNVRTDEYGGSFENRIRFLVEIVESVNEVLDENHPLLVRISATEYAENGWDIEESVQLAKILKDKKVDLMDISSGGNIHGAKITLFDGYQVPLAAEIKNKAGMKTGAVGLIKTAELAEEILQKKEADLILVAREILRNPYLAIQGSFEGKGDCDFPHQYERARI, encoded by the coding sequence ATTTTATATTCTCCGCTAAAACTTAGAAACCTCGAACTCAGGAACCGTTGGGTGATGTCGCCGATGTGTATGTACTCCTGCGAAAACGGCGTTGCCAATGATTTTCATTTTGTTCATTACGGCAGCCGTGCACAAGGCGGAACAGGTTTGCTCATTGTAGAAGCAACCGGCGTAGTTCCCGAAGGCCGGATTACGCACAAATGCATGGGACTTTGGAATGATGAGCAGGCGCAAAGTCTGAAAAAAATCGTGGATTTCGTGCACCAAAATTCTGAAAGCAAAATTGGAATCCAATTAGGTCACGCCGGCCGAAAAGCGTCCACCTGGAATGGCCAACAGCTTTCTCTGGAAGAAGGCTGGGAAACGGTTGCGCCTTCAAAAATACCGTATGCTGAAGGGGAAAGAATCCCCCATGAATTAACGGTTGAAGAAATCAAACAGCTGGTTCAGGACTTTAAAGCGGCTGCCCAAAGATCAATCGATGCAGGTTTTGATTTGATTGAAATTCACGCTGCACACGGTTATCTCATTCATGAATTTTTATCTCCATTATCCAATGTAAGAACCGATGAATACGGTGGAAGTTTCGAAAACAGAATTCGTTTTTTGGTAGAAATCGTGGAATCTGTGAATGAAGTACTGGACGAAAACCATCCGTTACTGGTCCGGATTTCCGCCACTGAATATGCTGAAAATGGTTGGGATATTGAAGAAAGCGTACAGCTTGCCAAAATCCTGAAAGATAAAAAGGTCGATTTAATGGATATTTCAAGCGGTGGAAATATTCATGGAGCGAAAATCACTTTGTTTGATGGTTATCAGGTTCCGCTTGCCGCAGAAATTAAAAACAAAGCAGGAATGAAAACGGGCGCTGTCGGTTTGATCAAAACAGCGGAACTAGCGGAAGAAATTCTACAGAAAAAGGAAGCAGATTTAATTCTTGTTGCCCGTGAAATTTTAAGAAATCCATATCTGGCAATTCAGGGATCTTTTGAGGGAAAAGGAGACTGCGATTTTCCGCACCAATACGAAAGAGCAAGAATTTAA
- a CDS encoding YciE/YciF ferroxidase family protein — protein sequence MPNSHHPLQSAKKDEYSHSRSLLDNFFINSLREMYFAETAIAEEFALIKDKIVSLKLREILKTHYEIHLKHKARLEKIFQQRNECIKSKTCPTFNALLTEGKNHLSVFSDDIVNWEIALILLSQKLAHYKIASYGGLAHLAINLNYYKAATLLAISVQEEEEYVSKNLDDIISTFLASHVEGYKN from the coding sequence ATGCCAAATTCACATCACCCCCTTCAGTCAGCGAAAAAGGATGAATATTCACATTCCAGATCTCTGTTAGACAACTTTTTCATTAATTCTTTACGGGAAATGTATTTTGCAGAAACTGCAATAGCAGAGGAATTCGCCCTTATAAAGGATAAAATTGTTTCTTTAAAATTAAGGGAAATTCTTAAAACTCATTATGAAATTCACCTGAAACATAAGGCGCGACTCGAAAAAATCTTCCAACAAAGAAATGAATGTATAAAAAGTAAAACCTGCCCAACCTTTAACGCTTTGCTTACTGAGGGGAAAAATCACCTTTCCGTTTTTTCAGATGATATCGTCAACTGGGAAATCGCGCTTATTCTTCTTTCGCAAAAACTGGCTCATTATAAAATTGCTTCTTACGGTGGCCTGGCTCATCTAGCCATCAATCTGAACTATTATAAAGCGGCAACCCTACTGGCAATCAGCGTTCAGGAGGAAGAAGAGTATGTTTCCAAAAATTTGGATGACATCATCAGTACTTTTCTGGCGTCTCATGTAGAGGGCTATAAAAATTAA
- a CDS encoding ABC transporter ATP-binding protein yields MKKQSTWDIIKRLFVIGMKFRSWFILTLIISIVLSVISTYRPYLTMQIVDTDIIQLRDKGLMMKHIYILVALVFGETVLNFFLVYFSNFISQNVIRDIRERLYHKLIYFRTSFFDKTAIGQLVTRAVGDVETIATVYTDGFLMVFGDILRIVFVLIMMFQVDVHLSYISLAILPLMVLITRFFQKRLKKAFGDERTWTSNQNSFVQERLSGMSIVQVFNRQQAEFKKFDDINIILKSALLKTVFIFSLFFPVVELISSLFIGFILFYGGFITIKAGAVIAFIQYISMLIRPLRQIADRFNNIQRGIVGAERVLGVMDEDFAMPNHGTIAKSHFEGKIEFKNVHFSYDEKQEVLKGISFKVNPGETVAIVGATGAGKSTIISLITRLYDINSGKILLDDVELKEYELYNLRSHIGVVLQDVFLFHGSIFENLAFGDETVTLEKIKSIAKDIEVDDFIESLPGGYNYVVRERGSSISLGQRQLLSFLRAYLSDPKILILDEATSSIDHESEKLIQRATEKITKNRTSIIIAHRLSTIENADKIIVMEHGKIVEEGKHAELLERNGYYATLYRSQLKVEAKTL; encoded by the coding sequence ATGAAGAAGCAATCGACCTGGGATATTATTAAACGACTATTTGTAATCGGAATGAAATTTCGTTCCTGGTTCATTTTGACGCTGATTATTTCCATCGTTCTGTCGGTTATTTCTACCTACCGGCCGTATTTGACGATGCAGATTGTAGATACAGACATTATTCAGCTTCGCGATAAGGGGTTGATGATGAAGCATATTTATATTTTGGTGGCGCTGGTTTTCGGTGAAACGGTTTTGAATTTCTTTCTGGTTTATTTCTCCAACTTTATTTCGCAAAACGTCATTCGGGATATCCGCGAAAGACTGTATCATAAACTTATTTACTTCCGCACTTCTTTCTTTGATAAAACCGCAATCGGACAACTGGTAACAAGAGCAGTTGGCGATGTAGAAACGATTGCCACGGTTTATACCGATGGGTTTCTGATGGTTTTCGGTGATATTCTGCGCATCGTTTTCGTATTGATTATGATGTTTCAGGTGGATGTTCATTTAAGTTATATTTCTTTGGCGATTCTTCCGCTGATGGTTTTGATTACGAGGTTTTTTCAGAAAAGATTAAAGAAAGCTTTTGGCGATGAAAGAACCTGGACGTCTAACCAGAATTCATTTGTACAGGAAAGACTTTCGGGAATGTCGATTGTGCAGGTTTTTAACAGACAGCAGGCGGAATTCAAAAAGTTCGATGATATTAATATTATTTTGAAATCGGCTTTGCTGAAAACGGTTTTTATTTTTTCGCTGTTTTTTCCCGTTGTCGAATTAATCTCTTCCTTATTTATAGGATTCATCCTTTTCTACGGCGGATTTATTACCATTAAAGCAGGAGCGGTAATCGCTTTTATTCAATATATTTCGATGTTGATCCGTCCGCTTCGGCAAATTGCGGATCGTTTTAATAATATACAAAGAGGAATTGTTGGTGCAGAAAGAGTTCTTGGCGTGATGGACGAAGATTTTGCGATGCCGAATCACGGTACAATTGCTAAATCTCATTTTGAGGGAAAAATAGAATTTAAGAATGTTCATTTTTCTTATGACGAAAAACAGGAGGTTTTAAAGGGAATCAGTTTTAAAGTAAATCCAGGTGAAACCGTTGCGATTGTTGGCGCGACCGGTGCCGGAAAGTCTACGATTATCAGTTTGATTACAAGATTATACGATATTAATTCCGGTAAAATTTTATTGGATGATGTTGAGCTAAAAGAATATGAACTTTATAATCTGAGAAGTCATATTGGCGTTGTTTTGCAGGATGTCTTTTTATTCCACGGAAGTATTTTTGAGAATCTTGCTTTCGGTGATGAGACCGTTACTTTAGAAAAGATAAAAAGTATTGCGAAAGATATTGAAGTTGATGATTTTATTGAAAGTCTTCCCGGCGGTTACAATTATGTTGTCCGCGAAAGAGGTTCTTCAATTTCTTTGGGGCAAAGGCAGTTGTTGTCATTTTTAAGAGCTTATCTTTCAGATCCGAAGATTTTAATTCTCGATGAAGCAACATCTTCCATCGATCACGAAAGTGAAAAATTAATCCAGCGTGCTACTGAAAAAATAACCAAAAACCGAACCTCAATTATTATTGCACACCGGCTTTCTACGATTGAAAATGCAGATAAAATAATTGTGATGGAACACGGGAAAATTGTCGAGGAAGGTAAGCATGCCGAACTTTTGGAAAGAAACGGTTATTACGCGACTTTATACAGATCACAATTAAAAGTTGAAGCGAAAACGCTGTAA